Proteins co-encoded in one Bremerella sp. TYQ1 genomic window:
- a CDS encoding bifunctional 4-hydroxy-2-oxoglutarate aldolase/2-dehydro-3-deoxy-phosphogluconate aldolase has product MPREATVQKISDTGIVAVIRADNGEVLADVTEALVEGGVTAIEVTFTVPKAHQVLEYVADRFGDKIQLGAGTVLDAETARIAILAGAEFIVSPIVDLPTIEISHRYDKAMMPGALTPTEVVKAWQAGADVVKIFPSDLTGPSYLKALKGPLPQIRMMPTGGVNLDTAESFLKAGACALGVGGSLVEKSAIQNNDMDRIRDLAKQYVEIVQRFRAQ; this is encoded by the coding sequence ATGCCCCGTGAAGCTACCGTTCAAAAGATCTCCGACACCGGAATTGTCGCCGTTATAAGAGCGGACAATGGGGAAGTGCTCGCTGACGTGACCGAGGCCCTCGTCGAAGGGGGTGTCACCGCTATCGAAGTAACGTTTACCGTTCCTAAAGCTCATCAGGTCTTGGAATACGTCGCTGATCGCTTTGGCGACAAGATCCAACTCGGGGCCGGCACGGTGCTCGATGCCGAGACGGCTCGCATTGCAATCCTTGCAGGGGCCGAGTTTATCGTCTCGCCGATCGTCGATCTGCCGACCATTGAAATCAGCCATCGCTACGACAAAGCGATGATGCCAGGCGCATTAACCCCCACCGAAGTCGTCAAAGCCTGGCAAGCGGGAGCGGACGTGGTCAAGATCTTCCCTTCCGATCTGACAGGGCCCAGCTATCTGAAAGCGCTCAAAGGCCCCCTTCCGCAAATTCGCATGATGCCCACCGGAGGTGTCAATTTGGATACGGCCGAATCCTTCCTAAAAGCTGGCGCCTGTGCGCTGGGCGTCGGTGGTTCGCTTGTCGAAAAGTCGGCGATTCAGAATAACGACATGGATCGTATTCGCGATCTGGCCAAGCAGTATGTCGAGATCGTCCAGCGATTCCGAGCGCAATAG
- a CDS encoding DUF1559 domain-containing protein, whose protein sequence is MEVLERYAGQTGPCAICAKTITIPGNLEGTPGHANTRVATSRGSDGTSGVSLGTLLGILGGSVACLSVIFLVTVLIFRVAIPAANQLQIDRMNESSQSKIGRITKALNAYHDLHGTYPPAYFTDENGQPTHSWRVMILPQLNRNDLYTQYNFDEPWNDPSNIAVTMQMPDVYRSPADKSTNVNTTRFAAVVGKRTVFPFEKAISRSQILDDARTVMVIVEVHGIGFDWTDPTQNYDVDSPQGTLLIDNDIKSQMLTNSTLTGNVGMLNEDTHNIDAITPVTLLQEMATRSGSEDIGFEIDMLEQR, encoded by the coding sequence ATGGAGGTCCTCGAACGTTATGCCGGTCAAACGGGTCCCTGCGCGATCTGTGCCAAAACCATCACTATCCCCGGCAACTTGGAAGGAACACCTGGGCATGCCAACACTCGCGTCGCCACATCACGCGGTTCCGACGGCACGTCAGGCGTTTCCTTGGGCACGCTTCTCGGAATCTTGGGTGGCTCGGTGGCGTGTCTGTCGGTGATCTTTCTTGTGACCGTCCTAATCTTTCGTGTCGCGATACCTGCTGCGAATCAGCTTCAGATCGATCGCATGAACGAATCATCCCAGTCAAAGATTGGCCGCATCACGAAGGCGCTCAATGCCTATCATGATTTGCATGGAACCTATCCGCCCGCCTATTTCACGGATGAAAACGGACAGCCGACCCACTCGTGGCGAGTCATGATCTTGCCGCAGCTCAACCGCAACGATTTGTACACGCAGTACAATTTTGATGAACCGTGGAACGACCCTTCCAATATTGCCGTGACGATGCAAATGCCTGATGTCTATCGTTCTCCGGCCGACAAGTCGACCAACGTCAACACAACTCGCTTTGCAGCGGTCGTCGGAAAGCGCACGGTGTTCCCCTTCGAGAAAGCCATTTCCCGCTCGCAAATCCTGGACGATGCCCGAACGGTGATGGTAATCGTCGAAGTCCATGGCATTGGTTTCGACTGGACCGATCCCACACAGAACTACGACGTCGACAGCCCCCAGGGAACTTTGTTGATCGATAACGACATCAAGTCGCAGATGCTGACCAATTCGACGCTGACCGGCAACGTTGGCATGCTGAACGAAGATACGCACAACATCGATGCGATTACCCCGGTGACACTTCTTCAAGAGATGGCGACCCGCAGCGGCAGCGAAGATATCGGCTTCGAGATCGATATGCTGGAGCAGCGTTAG
- the holA gene encoding DNA polymerase III subunit delta, giving the protein MANTVHAFDFLDAEETSVPSVCIVFGRDAFLRQLASEKVRKAVLGDDPDVPYGKLSGNNVTWVDVADEVSTVSLFGSSGRRLAIVEDADPFVSRYRDELEGFLEKKRPGGVLVLQVEKWAANTRLYKKCNEIGLQVQCNPPEKKSGKKTSLDMDALAKWFVRRAKTEHDAKINSGAAHLLVEMLGTELGLIDQEIARLSLFVEPSESIDEDLVREQVHGGQLQEIWHLVDAAVEGKTADALHQLDRLFQSGDKPQKLYGQIAWSLRRFAAATRIYQRGRRRGDAVSLRDALKEAGFPNWPKALEEAQRRLLALGQIRGGRLYRQLLELDMSLKGSHSHEARGRLALEKLIVSFSKALDPPRASNSR; this is encoded by the coding sequence ATGGCAAATACGGTCCACGCATTCGACTTTCTCGACGCCGAAGAGACATCGGTCCCTTCGGTCTGCATCGTCTTCGGACGCGATGCCTTCTTGCGCCAGCTGGCCAGCGAAAAAGTTCGCAAAGCGGTCCTGGGAGACGATCCGGATGTCCCTTACGGCAAGCTGTCCGGCAATAACGTGACATGGGTCGACGTGGCCGACGAAGTTTCGACGGTCAGCTTGTTCGGCAGTTCCGGGCGGCGTTTGGCGATTGTGGAAGACGCCGATCCGTTCGTTTCACGCTATCGGGACGAACTGGAAGGCTTTCTGGAAAAGAAACGCCCCGGCGGCGTCTTGGTTCTGCAGGTCGAAAAATGGGCCGCCAACACTCGGTTGTACAAAAAGTGCAACGAGATCGGGCTTCAAGTTCAATGCAACCCGCCGGAGAAGAAGTCGGGCAAGAAGACATCGCTCGATATGGACGCGCTCGCGAAGTGGTTCGTCCGGCGAGCGAAGACTGAGCACGACGCGAAAATCAATTCCGGCGCCGCTCACCTGTTGGTCGAGATGCTGGGAACCGAGTTGGGCCTGATCGATCAAGAGATTGCCCGGCTGTCGCTGTTTGTCGAGCCAAGTGAATCGATCGACGAAGATCTCGTCCGCGAGCAAGTTCATGGTGGCCAGTTGCAAGAGATTTGGCATCTGGTCGATGCGGCGGTCGAAGGGAAAACGGCCGATGCCCTGCACCAGCTCGATCGGCTTTTCCAATCGGGCGACAAACCGCAGAAACTGTACGGGCAAATCGCGTGGAGCTTACGACGCTTTGCAGCGGCCACACGGATTTATCAGCGTGGCCGTCGCCGCGGCGATGCCGTCAGCCTGCGAGATGCCCTTAAAGAAGCAGGCTTTCCCAACTGGCCCAAAGCGTTGGAGGAAGCCCAGCGACGTCTTTTAGCCCTCGGTCAAATCCGCGGCGGTCGACTTTATCGCCAGCTTCTCGAGCTCGATATGTCGCTCAAGGGAAGCCATTCGCACGAAGCTCGGGGACGTTTGGCCCTGGAAAAGCTGATCGTTTCGTTCTCGAAAGCGCTCGATCCACCTCGAGCTAGCAACTCTCGCTAA
- the solA gene encoding N-methyl-L-tryptophan oxidase produces the protein MPTFDVAIIGTGGVGSAALAYLAQSGARVLGIDRFTPPHSYGSSHGQTRVIRMAYFEHPDYVPLLRQAYQCWSELEAATDRRLYFPTGVLQIGPEQGEVIAGIRRSAQQHHLAIESFPFQEIASTFPGVLPPDNCVGLLERDAGYLLVSECIEAYLSLAKRHGATLQTDSPVVEWKHTGSEFEIRTEAEIVQAKQLVICGGAWASQLLLGLNIPLTILRKHLYWYQNQAKAYTSAASFPVFLLETPGGIYYGFPQIDALGAKLARHDGGERIAGPDAHHQTQEDTDRQNVETFARNHLPQLSQKLTRHSACMYTMTDDHHFVVGTHPSNSQLHFAAGLSGHGFKFASALGQILADLVLSGKTESPIGFLSPNRFC, from the coding sequence ATGCCCACGTTCGACGTCGCGATCATCGGAACCGGCGGCGTCGGCAGCGCGGCACTCGCTTACCTCGCCCAATCAGGCGCACGCGTTCTCGGCATCGATCGCTTCACGCCGCCTCATTCCTATGGCAGTTCGCATGGCCAGACACGTGTCATCCGGATGGCCTACTTCGAGCATCCCGACTACGTTCCGCTGCTGCGTCAGGCCTATCAATGCTGGAGTGAGCTCGAAGCCGCGACCGATCGACGACTTTACTTTCCGACCGGTGTCCTGCAGATAGGCCCCGAGCAAGGGGAGGTGATTGCGGGGATTCGCCGCAGTGCCCAACAGCATCACTTGGCGATCGAATCGTTTCCGTTTCAGGAAATCGCCTCCACATTTCCCGGCGTGCTTCCGCCAGACAACTGTGTTGGACTGCTCGAACGAGATGCTGGCTACCTGCTGGTATCCGAGTGCATCGAGGCTTATCTTTCTCTTGCCAAACGGCATGGAGCAACCCTGCAAACCGATTCTCCGGTGGTCGAATGGAAGCATACCGGAAGTGAATTCGAGATCCGCACCGAGGCGGAAATTGTGCAGGCCAAGCAGTTAGTGATCTGCGGCGGAGCTTGGGCCAGTCAGTTGCTTTTGGGTTTGAACATACCGCTGACGATACTTCGCAAGCATTTGTACTGGTATCAAAACCAGGCCAAAGCCTACACTTCGGCCGCCTCGTTTCCTGTCTTCTTATTAGAGACGCCCGGAGGGATCTACTATGGTTTCCCCCAAATCGATGCACTTGGCGCGAAGTTGGCACGGCATGATGGTGGTGAAAGAATCGCCGGTCCCGATGCCCATCACCAAACCCAGGAAGATACCGATCGCCAAAATGTCGAGACATTCGCGCGGAATCATTTGCCGCAGCTGTCGCAGAAACTCACCCGGCATTCGGCGTGTATGTACACGATGACCGACGATCATCATTTCGTTGTCGGCACGCACCCGAGCAATTCCCAACTTCACTTTGCCGCGGGCCTTTCGGGGCATGGCTTCAAGTTCGCATCGGCCCTGGGACAGATCCTTGCCGACTTGGTGCTCAGCGGTAAAACAGAATCGCCGATCGGCTTTCTTTCGCCGAATCGATTCTGCTAA
- a CDS encoding Wzz/FepE/Etk N-terminal domain-containing protein — MSQPQLPPQVKQYLNIFRQQWKLWVPVTAACFLLAATYSLVKPDQWDATQSVLLRDEAAGQLSGQGRFDSIDTMKAAQEMVVEVARNQAVLEATLKEVGPPASVRNKADWPTLRDIETLRKHVSVSPPNGAEFGTTEVLHITVESEDRERAKLLTSTLTKQMDKALKNIRNRRADSVIAELENAEHLAQQELDRATATLKAEETKVGSDLGELRSLNDATSGDGNLRNAWNQIKQQIRDGDAELVKLQEQLNILETAQNDPEHLIATPNQLLESQPALKRLKDGLVDAQLRTSNLLGKMSKSHPQVQSAIAAENEVRQKIRGELDLAIRGVEADLRLQKSRLKSINKQEEDVRKRLDTLASIRAGYANLVADVEKCNLVLRTAHEQLADAKANKRASETSSLITRIDEPTTGEYPAGPSKKVIAAGGLVGGLMLGLGLVVLLTPMPGSQGRRWTDHLWGRRSTDTGAVPAAGDRRAASRATQPPPANNQGGRGRRASDQAPPATYPEVDRRSGFDRRGTAAPGDRRSQ; from the coding sequence ATGAGCCAACCTCAGTTGCCACCACAAGTTAAGCAGTACCTCAATATCTTTCGCCAACAGTGGAAGCTGTGGGTCCCTGTTACCGCGGCCTGTTTCCTGTTGGCGGCCACCTATTCGTTGGTGAAGCCGGACCAATGGGATGCGACGCAAAGCGTGCTTTTGCGAGACGAAGCAGCCGGGCAACTCAGCGGCCAAGGTCGCTTCGACAGCATCGACACCATGAAAGCGGCCCAGGAAATGGTCGTGGAAGTGGCTCGCAACCAAGCCGTGCTTGAAGCCACGCTGAAAGAAGTCGGGCCACCAGCTTCGGTCCGCAACAAAGCTGATTGGCCTACACTGCGGGATATCGAAACGCTTCGCAAACATGTTTCGGTCAGCCCTCCGAACGGAGCCGAATTCGGGACAACCGAAGTGCTTCATATCACCGTCGAGTCGGAAGATCGCGAGCGAGCCAAGCTGCTCACCTCGACGCTCACAAAGCAGATGGATAAAGCGCTGAAGAACATTCGTAACCGCCGCGCCGATAGCGTGATCGCCGAACTGGAAAACGCGGAACATCTCGCCCAACAAGAACTCGATCGGGCAACGGCAACACTCAAAGCGGAAGAAACCAAAGTCGGGAGCGACTTGGGTGAGCTTCGCAGCTTGAACGACGCCACCTCGGGCGATGGAAACTTGCGGAATGCCTGGAACCAGATCAAGCAGCAGATCCGCGATGGCGATGCCGAGCTGGTCAAGCTGCAAGAACAACTTAACATCCTGGAAACCGCTCAGAACGATCCGGAACATCTCATCGCAACCCCCAACCAACTGCTGGAAAGCCAACCCGCTTTGAAGCGGTTGAAAGATGGCCTGGTCGATGCTCAACTTCGCACGTCGAATCTGCTGGGCAAGATGAGCAAGTCGCATCCGCAAGTTCAATCGGCAATTGCGGCGGAAAATGAAGTGCGTCAAAAGATTCGAGGCGAACTCGACTTGGCCATTCGCGGCGTCGAAGCCGATCTGCGTTTACAAAAGTCGCGGCTTAAGTCGATCAACAAGCAAGAAGAAGATGTCCGCAAACGACTCGATACGCTTGCCTCGATCCGAGCCGGCTACGCAAACCTGGTCGCCGATGTCGAGAAGTGCAATCTGGTCCTTCGTACGGCCCACGAACAGTTGGCCGATGCGAAAGCGAACAAGCGTGCTTCGGAAACGTCCAGTCTGATTACGCGTATCGACGAACCGACCACCGGTGAATACCCCGCAGGTCCCAGCAAGAAGGTGATCGCGGCCGGCGGACTCGTGGGTGGCTTGATGCTTGGATTGGGATTGGTCGTACTGCTGACTCCGATGCCAGGTTCGCAAGGACGACGCTGGACCGACCACCTTTGGGGACGTCGTTCGACCGATACCGGAGCCGTACCTGCGGCAGGCGATCGGCGTGCGGCCTCGCGAGCGACGCAACCACCTCCAGCAAACAACCAAGGCGGCCGTGGTCGTCGAGCCTCGGACCAGGCCCCTCCGGCCACTTATCCCGAGGTCGATCGTCGCAGCGGTTTCGATCGACGTGGTACCGCCGCTCCTGGCGACCGTCGCAGCCAATAA
- a CDS encoding ThuA domain-containing protein has translation MKSKFILSWACALLMMPCSLAFAAETMLSLKGGDGPGKGKHIVLISGDEEYRSEEALPMLAKILSQHHGFDCTVLFSINPEDGTIDPNNQKNIPGIEKLNDADLCIIMTRFRNLPDADMKVLDDYLKAGKPIIGIRTATHAFNIPKDAKYHSYSFNNQGGFGKQVLGETWVNHHGKHKGESTRGVINEEAKDNPILRGVDDVWGPTDVYGVRNLPENATVLLYGSVLEGMKPEDKPVAGKKNDPMMPIVWTMPYQLEGGKQGTSVCSTFGSAIDYVNEDGRRIVVNSVFDLLGMEDKITPDLDVSIIGEYEPSFYGFNSFKKGLKPADYQSK, from the coding sequence ATGAAATCGAAATTTATTTTGTCTTGGGCGTGTGCTTTGTTGATGATGCCCTGTTCGCTGGCGTTTGCCGCGGAAACCATGCTGTCGCTCAAGGGTGGCGATGGACCAGGCAAAGGAAAGCACATTGTGCTGATCAGTGGCGATGAAGAATATCGCTCGGAAGAAGCATTGCCGATGCTCGCAAAGATTTTGTCGCAGCATCACGGTTTCGATTGCACGGTGTTGTTTTCGATCAATCCAGAAGATGGCACGATCGATCCCAACAACCAAAAGAACATTCCTGGTATCGAAAAGCTGAACGATGCCGACTTATGCATCATCATGACTCGCTTCCGCAATCTGCCGGATGCCGACATGAAGGTGCTGGACGACTACTTGAAAGCAGGCAAGCCGATCATTGGTATTCGTACGGCGACGCACGCGTTCAACATTCCGAAGGACGCGAAGTACCACAGTTACAGCTTCAACAACCAAGGCGGCTTCGGTAAGCAGGTGCTCGGCGAAACGTGGGTGAATCACCATGGCAAGCATAAGGGAGAAAGCACCCGCGGCGTGATCAATGAAGAAGCGAAGGATAACCCGATTCTTCGTGGCGTGGACGACGTGTGGGGGCCGACCGATGTGTACGGCGTTCGCAACTTGCCGGAAAACGCGACCGTGCTGCTGTATGGTTCGGTCCTGGAAGGAATGAAGCCGGAAGACAAGCCGGTCGCCGGTAAGAAGAACGATCCGATGATGCCAATCGTCTGGACGATGCCGTACCAGTTGGAAGGTGGCAAGCAAGGGACGTCGGTCTGCAGCACGTTTGGTAGCGCGATCGACTACGTGAACGAAGATGGTCGCCGCATCGTGGTCAATTCAGTGTTCGACCTGCTCGGTATGGAAGACAAGATCACGCCTGATCTCGATGTCAGCATTATCGGCGAGTACGAGCCAAGCTTCTATGGTTTCAATAGCTTCAAGAAGGGTTTGAAGCCTGCCGACTATCAGTCGAAGTAA
- a CDS encoding PVC-type heme-binding CxxCH protein: protein MPRSLSLAVAILGFLVLSRITYAETPKVLDPRLQLEMIAEQPDIVTPIGITFDKHGDLLVIESHTHHRKPDYQGPPKDRIRRFADTDGDGKFDTWSTFYEGTEATMSLLAALDGSILVATRMEVFRLRDTDGDKVADKREEIGHLETAGRYPHNGLAGLAMGPDGRLYFGLGENLGEPYALIGSDGTKLSGGGEGGTIYHCRPDGSDLQRMATGVWNPFGMIFDPMGRLYMVDNDPDSRPPCRLLHIVPGGDYGYQFRYGRTGVHPLQAWNGELPGTLPMVAATGEAPSGVTWYHGHLWGTSWGDHRIETFRLGHDGAGIQATPQTIVQGDHNFRPVDFAIAPDGSLYFTDWVDRSYPVHGHGRIWRLSWKETPPASEPLELSQAEVDANALRKVPSLTALDAEDPYLRQAAVYGFSQHLDALPIDTGTQLKSGSQRLGVLEALRWASGNDGPEKRSKLLSDALQDEDDRVRIFAMRWIADLQLKEFLPQLKQRLAEQTPTVREFPVLLSSISWLESGSIGGRNEIVEQSALANILTDENQSAALRTLALKLIDPQSNQLKDETLRSLLDSPEQQLARQAMQVLYLRGNEFAQQAATDIAFDTDRDPQLRAMAVVGLSDRADLHRETLEKLASDDNAVVQREAKRTLRTETVAEPTPPEALDQWLQQIEGEADTEAGRRTFLSSKGGYCIRCHRYDGSGADVGPDLTFIGKRMTKRRLLESILQPSREIGPMYVPKVLLTDDGRLHVGYPITDPNVNEKRLFVDTAGHRFELDPTTIEEERDSDKSIMPEGFQQVLTPEEMRDLIGFLLVTPDEN, encoded by the coding sequence ATGCCTCGATCGTTATCGCTTGCCGTTGCCATTCTTGGCTTCCTTGTGCTCAGTCGAATTACCTACGCCGAGACGCCCAAGGTGCTCGATCCACGTCTGCAGTTGGAAATGATTGCCGAGCAGCCCGACATCGTCACGCCGATTGGCATCACCTTCGATAAGCATGGCGACTTGTTGGTGATCGAATCGCATACGCACCATCGCAAGCCTGACTATCAAGGCCCGCCCAAGGATCGAATTCGCCGCTTCGCCGATACCGACGGAGATGGCAAGTTCGACACATGGAGCACGTTTTATGAAGGCACCGAAGCAACGATGAGCCTGCTCGCGGCGCTCGATGGTTCCATTTTGGTCGCCACGCGAATGGAGGTCTTTCGCCTTCGCGATACCGACGGAGATAAAGTTGCCGACAAGCGGGAAGAGATCGGCCACTTGGAAACGGCCGGGCGTTACCCACACAATGGCCTCGCCGGCTTGGCGATGGGTCCCGATGGGCGGCTTTACTTCGGACTCGGCGAAAACCTGGGCGAGCCCTACGCGCTGATCGGCAGCGACGGCACCAAGCTTTCCGGCGGCGGCGAAGGGGGAACGATTTATCACTGCCGGCCCGATGGTTCCGATCTTCAGCGAATGGCGACTGGGGTGTGGAATCCGTTCGGCATGATTTTCGATCCGATGGGGCGGCTTTATATGGTCGACAACGACCCCGATAGCCGCCCGCCATGTCGCTTATTGCATATCGTTCCTGGCGGTGACTATGGCTATCAATTTCGTTACGGCCGTACCGGAGTCCATCCACTGCAGGCCTGGAATGGCGAACTGCCTGGCACGCTGCCCATGGTAGCCGCCACCGGCGAAGCCCCCAGCGGCGTGACGTGGTACCACGGTCATCTGTGGGGAACGAGTTGGGGCGATCATCGCATCGAAACGTTCCGCCTTGGCCACGATGGAGCCGGCATTCAAGCGACGCCGCAAACGATTGTCCAGGGAGATCACAACTTTCGCCCGGTCGATTTCGCAATCGCTCCGGACGGATCGCTTTACTTCACCGACTGGGTCGACCGCAGTTACCCGGTCCACGGCCATGGGCGCATCTGGCGACTTTCCTGGAAAGAAACGCCGCCGGCGAGCGAACCGCTGGAACTTTCCCAAGCGGAAGTCGATGCCAATGCTCTCCGAAAAGTACCGAGCCTGACCGCACTGGATGCCGAAGATCCCTACCTACGCCAGGCCGCCGTGTATGGTTTTTCCCAGCACCTCGACGCGTTGCCGATCGACACTGGGACGCAGCTGAAAAGTGGTTCGCAGCGGCTCGGTGTGCTGGAAGCATTGCGTTGGGCCAGCGGTAATGATGGCCCCGAGAAGCGTTCCAAGCTACTCAGCGATGCCCTGCAAGATGAAGACGATCGCGTGCGGATCTTCGCCATGCGGTGGATTGCCGACTTGCAGCTGAAAGAATTCCTGCCGCAACTCAAACAGCGGCTCGCCGAGCAGACTCCGACAGTGCGTGAGTTCCCCGTCCTTCTCAGTTCGATCTCGTGGCTTGAATCTGGCAGCATCGGTGGACGGAACGAGATCGTCGAGCAATCGGCGTTGGCCAACATTCTGACCGACGAAAACCAATCGGCCGCCCTCCGCACGTTGGCCCTTAAGTTGATCGATCCGCAGAGCAATCAGTTGAAAGACGAGACGCTTCGGTCGTTGCTCGATTCGCCAGAACAACAACTCGCTCGCCAGGCAATGCAGGTTCTTTACCTTCGTGGAAACGAATTCGCCCAACAAGCGGCCACCGATATCGCTTTCGACACCGACCGAGATCCGCAGCTTCGCGCGATGGCGGTCGTCGGGTTATCCGATCGTGCCGATCTGCATCGTGAAACGCTTGAGAAGCTGGCCAGCGACGACAACGCCGTCGTTCAGCGGGAAGCCAAGCGAACGCTGCGAACCGAAACAGTCGCTGAGCCGACGCCGCCTGAGGCACTCGACCAATGGCTGCAACAGATCGAAGGAGAAGCCGATACCGAGGCTGGCCGGCGGACGTTTCTTTCGTCTAAGGGAGGCTACTGCATTCGCTGTCACCGATACGACGGCAGCGGCGCCGATGTCGGCCCCGATTTAACGTTCATCGGCAAGCGAATGACCAAACGCCGTTTGTTGGAATCGATTCTGCAGCCTAGTCGCGAGATCGGTCCGATGTACGTGCCAAAGGTACTGCTAACCGACGACGGGCGGCTGCATGTTGGCTACCCGATCACCGATCCGAACGTCAACGAAAAGCGACTATTCGTCGACACAGCCGGACACCGCTTCGAGCTCGATCCCACGACGATCGAAGAAGAACGCGACTCCGACAAGTCGATCATGCCGGAAGGTTTTCAACAGGTACTTACACCGGAAGAAATGCGTGACCTGATCGGATTCCTCTTGGTTACGCCAGACGAAAACTGA
- a CDS encoding undecaprenyl-phosphate glucose phosphotransferase, giving the protein MSNALRQIQHKSTILDGIYRVADAIAIIAGMVLAVRLSGDMTDSDHQLAVAAALAIFYVVAEFTGVYRNWRGVSTEREIGCGAMTWTITLGGLVLLATVIRYDHPFDRYTLVSWFLLTPLLLTLARMGIRMVLRWMLASGMNQHGVAIVGVNELSIQLAENIHQTPDLGMRVAGFYDDRPSERLPKIPDELGTCVGNLHDLVEAAKRGEVHRIYITFPMRAESRIRNVLNHLGDTTASVYIVPDFFVFEILHSRWSDIRGLPVVSVYENPLLGVDGILKRGSDIFLASMALLVLAIPMALVALAVKLTSKGPIFFRQRRYGLDGQEILVWKFRSMTVCEDGPNVKQAQKNDSRLTPIGGFLRKSSIDELPQLFNVLSGTMSLVGPRPHASAHNEQYRKLIHHYMLRHKVKPGITGLAQVRGWRGETDTMEKMERRVQCDHEYIRTWSIWLDLKILFETVFVVLGRKNAY; this is encoded by the coding sequence ATGAGCAACGCACTTCGACAGATTCAACATAAGTCGACCATTCTCGATGGCATTTACCGCGTAGCGGACGCGATCGCGATCATCGCGGGCATGGTGCTTGCCGTGCGGTTGTCGGGCGACATGACCGACAGCGACCATCAACTGGCCGTCGCCGCGGCATTGGCGATCTTCTACGTCGTCGCGGAATTTACCGGCGTGTATCGCAATTGGCGAGGCGTTTCGACCGAGCGAGAAATTGGCTGCGGTGCGATGACATGGACGATCACGCTGGGTGGTTTGGTTTTGTTGGCCACAGTCATTCGATACGATCACCCGTTCGATCGCTATACGCTTGTGTCGTGGTTTTTGTTGACGCCGCTACTGCTGACGTTGGCTCGCATGGGCATTCGTATGGTACTGCGATGGATGCTGGCCAGCGGCATGAATCAACATGGCGTGGCGATTGTCGGTGTGAACGAACTGAGTATTCAACTGGCGGAAAACATTCACCAAACGCCTGACCTCGGGATGCGCGTGGCCGGATTCTACGACGATCGTCCAAGCGAACGATTGCCGAAAATCCCGGACGAACTGGGAACGTGTGTCGGCAACTTGCACGACTTAGTTGAAGCGGCCAAGCGTGGCGAAGTGCATCGCATTTACATCACCTTCCCGATGCGTGCGGAGTCGCGAATTCGCAATGTGCTGAATCACTTAGGCGACACAACCGCTTCGGTTTACATTGTGCCTGACTTCTTCGTGTTTGAAATCTTGCACTCCCGCTGGTCCGATATTCGTGGCTTGCCGGTGGTGAGTGTTTATGAAAACCCACTGCTAGGCGTCGACGGCATTTTGAAACGAGGCAGCGATATCTTCCTCGCTTCGATGGCCCTGCTGGTGCTTGCCATTCCGATGGCACTTGTCGCTTTGGCGGTAAAGTTGACGTCGAAAGGACCGATCTTTTTTCGGCAACGGCGTTATGGCCTGGATGGGCAAGAGATCCTGGTTTGGAAGTTTCGCAGCATGACGGTGTGCGAAGATGGTCCCAACGTGAAACAGGCCCAAAAGAACGATAGCCGTCTGACGCCAATTGGTGGATTCCTGCGGAAGTCCTCGATTGACGAGCTGCCGCAGCTGTTCAACGTGCTGTCCGGAACGATGTCGCTCGTCGGTCCGCGTCCGCATGCTTCGGCCCATAACGAGCAGTACCGCAAGCTGATCCATCACTACATGCTGCGGCACAAAGTGAAGCCTGGCATTACCGGTTTGGCCCAAGTTCGTGGCTGGCGAGGCGAAACCGATACCATGGAAAAGATGGAACGCCGTGTCCAGTGCGATCACGAATACATCCGTACGTGGAGCATCTGGCTTGACCTGAAGATCTTGTTCGAGACCGTCTTCGTCGTGCTCGGTCGCAAGAACGCGTATTAA
- the tpx gene encoding thiol peroxidase — MSRPAAITFKGNPMTLVGEEVTVGQAAPDFKLHAFGPEGLTAITVADVKGKPTIISVVPSLDTGVCQTQTKKFNEKLGDLGDKINALTVSLDLPFAQNRFCGAEGIESIKQYSDYQDRSFGNNWGMLIDELKLLARGTFVLDKDGNVVYAETCKEVTEEPNYDAALSALNSAL, encoded by the coding sequence ATGAGCCGTCCCGCTGCGATCACGTTCAAAGGCAACCCGATGACCCTCGTCGGCGAAGAAGTCACCGTCGGCCAGGCCGCCCCCGACTTCAAGCTGCACGCTTTCGGTCCTGAAGGTTTGACCGCCATCACCGTGGCCGACGTGAAGGGTAAGCCAACCATCATCAGCGTGGTTCCTTCGCTCGACACCGGCGTTTGCCAGACGCAGACCAAGAAGTTCAACGAAAAGCTGGGTGATCTCGGCGACAAAATCAACGCGTTGACCGTCAGCTTGGACTTGCCATTCGCCCAGAACCGTTTCTGCGGCGCTGAAGGCATCGAAAGCATCAAGCAGTACAGCGATTACCAAGATCGTAGCTTCGGCAACAACTGGGGCATGCTGATCGACGAACTGAAGCTGCTGGCTCGCGGTACTTTTGTACTCGATAAGGATGGCAACGTCGTCTATGCTGAAACATGCAAGGAAGTGACCGAAGAACCGAATTACGACGCCGCCCTCAGCGCGTTGAACTCGGCCCTCTAA